The following proteins are encoded in a genomic region of Terriglobales bacterium:
- a CDS encoding SRPBCC family protein, producing the protein MRFYPESFKLSTPSDREIAIERDFNAPRAVVFDAFTKPELVRRWLLGPEGWTMPVCEIDLRVGGSYRYVWRKESAGTEMGMGGVFREVVTPKQLVATEKFDDAWYPGEAVDTTVFEDKGEVTKVKLTVLYQSKEARDAATRSGMEHGMVAGYNRLEELLASMSVKAS; encoded by the coding sequence ATGCGGTTTTATCCCGAGAGTTTCAAACTATCCACACCCAGCGACCGGGAGATTGCGATCGAACGTGATTTCAATGCCCCACGCGCGGTGGTTTTTGATGCGTTCACCAAGCCGGAATTGGTCCGGCGCTGGCTTCTTGGCCCAGAAGGCTGGACCATGCCGGTTTGCGAGATCGACCTGAGGGTCGGAGGTAGCTACCGCTACGTTTGGCGCAAGGAATCAGCGGGTACTGAAATGGGAATGGGCGGCGTGTTCCGCGAAGTCGTTACTCCCAAACAACTGGTTGCAACTGAGAAATTCGACGACGCGTGGTATCCGGGTGAGGCCGTCGACACGACGGTGTTCGAAGACAAGGGAGAGGTCACGAAAGTGAAACTCACGGTGCTCTACCAATCGAAAGAAGCACGCGACGCCGCGACTCGGTCCGGTATGGAACACGGCATGGTGGCAGGCTACAACAGGCTTGAAGAACTGCTGGCTTCAATGAGTGTAAAGGCGTCGTAG
- a CDS encoding metalloregulator ArsR/SmtB family transcription factor, translating to MVINLEASQLDAIFGALADPTRRAILARLALGEAAVNELAEPFSMTQPAISKHLKVLERAGLISRDRDAQRRPSRLEPERLAKASAWLEQYRQFWETSFARLDHVLEELKTQEKSKKL from the coding sequence ATGGTTATTAACTTGGAAGCAAGCCAACTCGATGCCATCTTCGGGGCTCTGGCTGATCCGACTCGGCGCGCCATCCTCGCCCGCTTGGCGTTGGGAGAGGCCGCGGTGAACGAACTCGCCGAACCGTTTTCGATGACGCAACCTGCTATCTCAAAGCACCTGAAGGTGTTGGAGCGTGCTGGCCTGATTTCTAGAGATCGCGATGCTCAACGCCGGCCAAGCCGACTTGAGCCCGAGCGACTCGCGAAGGCCAGCGCGTGGCTTGAGCAATATCGCCAATTCTGGGAGACATCGTTTGCCCGGCTTGACCATGTTCTCGAGGAGCTAAAGACCCAAGAAAAATCCAAGAAACTTTAA
- a CDS encoding penicillin acylase family protein, translated as MEQKIRQQVIGDREDYTELVRGTTWWRIAAIVFCVLVVFALLPLPIRGDEKVEILRDEYGVPHIFAATSAAAAFGSGYAQAEDRLEELLRNYRRAEGTMAEAFGEEYVSQDYWQRVWRHRDVAQRHYRDLDPQLRAVCEAFQAGVKKFMSEHPEQVPAWAPKLEPWQIVALSRYIIWAWPEDEARADLKRAGIEPDRTGPYRGSNEMILGPSRTAMHVPIAIVDPHVSWYGERRWYEMRIYGGELNAAGAAIIGLPFPVLGHSRYLSIAMTTGGPDTSDAYEEEVKDGKYRFKDEWRRLDVRTERIGVKVGDSVKWQEMRIESTHHGPIVAHKNGKAYSAAIPYAEEYKLPDELWRIMTARNLAEAKNALAELQLMPQNVMIGTVDGDIYYVRTGRVPVRPKACDPSKPMPGSTGECEWQGIHAFDDLVQITNPPQGYMQNCNAPPLTMMKDSPLAPEKWSEHPYLYNDSRRVPLQRPAMVLDLLDATKNATLEQATAIALSPQVWHAELWQERIRKAAPESAFGKMLATWDRRSDADSHAALGFYLFKTALGVDGRAVDPPDTLSDDAVRDALAKADQRLKADFAPDAAFGTLFRVGRKGGSRTWPVSGGTLNEAAMATPRAIHFLKAGKEMVGVDGQSATQIVILTKPPQSYMAMPLGESDHPESEHWDDQAEKLFSKSKLESTYFANRAELEKHVTQREELRF; from the coding sequence ATGGAACAGAAAATCAGGCAACAGGTTATTGGGGACAGGGAAGACTACACAGAATTGGTTCGCGGGACTACCTGGTGGAGGATTGCGGCGATCGTGTTTTGCGTGCTGGTAGTGTTTGCTCTTCTGCCGCTACCAATCCGCGGCGACGAGAAGGTGGAAATCCTGCGCGACGAGTACGGAGTCCCGCATATTTTCGCGGCTACTTCGGCTGCGGCTGCATTTGGATCCGGTTATGCGCAGGCTGAAGACCGTCTGGAAGAATTGTTGCGCAATTACCGCAGGGCTGAGGGCACCATGGCTGAGGCTTTCGGGGAGGAGTATGTCTCGCAGGATTATTGGCAGCGGGTGTGGCGACACCGTGACGTTGCGCAACGGCACTACAGGGATCTGGATCCGCAGTTGCGTGCTGTGTGCGAGGCGTTTCAGGCTGGGGTGAAGAAGTTCATGAGCGAGCATCCTGAGCAGGTGCCCGCCTGGGCTCCCAAACTGGAACCGTGGCAGATCGTTGCTTTGAGTCGCTACATCATCTGGGCGTGGCCGGAAGACGAGGCGCGGGCTGATTTGAAGCGAGCAGGCATCGAGCCCGATCGCACCGGGCCATATCGTGGATCGAACGAGATGATACTCGGTCCATCGCGGACCGCGATGCATGTCCCAATCGCCATCGTCGATCCGCACGTGAGCTGGTACGGCGAGCGCCGCTGGTACGAGATGCGGATCTATGGCGGAGAGTTGAACGCTGCGGGTGCGGCGATTATAGGACTTCCGTTTCCCGTTTTGGGACACAGTCGTTATCTTTCGATTGCCATGACTACGGGCGGTCCGGACACGTCGGATGCGTACGAGGAAGAAGTCAAGGACGGCAAGTACAGATTCAAAGATGAGTGGCGGCGGTTGGATGTGCGTACCGAGCGCATCGGCGTGAAGGTGGGAGACTCGGTCAAGTGGCAGGAGATGCGGATCGAGTCCACCCACCATGGACCAATCGTCGCGCACAAGAATGGGAAGGCTTATTCCGCGGCGATTCCTTATGCCGAAGAGTACAAGCTTCCGGATGAGTTATGGCGGATTATGACGGCACGCAATCTGGCCGAGGCGAAGAATGCGCTGGCAGAACTACAGTTAATGCCCCAGAACGTGATGATTGGCACGGTCGACGGCGATATTTATTACGTTCGCACTGGGCGCGTTCCCGTCCGGCCAAAGGCGTGCGACCCGTCCAAGCCAATGCCGGGATCCACAGGCGAGTGCGAATGGCAGGGAATCCATGCCTTCGACGACCTGGTGCAGATTACGAATCCTCCGCAAGGCTACATGCAGAACTGCAATGCTCCACCGTTGACGATGATGAAGGACTCTCCTCTGGCGCCGGAAAAATGGAGCGAGCATCCATATCTCTACAACGACTCGCGGCGTGTGCCCCTTCAGCGTCCAGCAATGGTGTTGGATCTGCTGGATGCAACCAAGAATGCAACGCTGGAACAGGCGACCGCGATCGCGCTCTCACCCCAAGTGTGGCACGCGGAGCTTTGGCAAGAGAGAATCCGGAAGGCGGCTCCGGAAAGCGCATTCGGCAAGATGCTCGCCACGTGGGACCGCCGCAGTGACGCGGATTCGCACGCAGCGCTGGGCTTCTATCTCTTCAAGACAGCCTTGGGCGTCGATGGTCGGGCCGTGGATCCGCCGGACACTCTGAGCGATGACGCGGTCAGGGACGCGCTCGCAAAAGCGGATCAGCGTCTGAAGGCCGACTTTGCGCCGGATGCGGCATTCGGCACCCTGTTCCGAGTTGGGAGAAAGGGCGGCTCGCGCACCTGGCCGGTCAGCGGCGGAACATTGAACGAAGCTGCGATGGCGACTCCACGCGCGATCCATTTCCTCAAAGCAGGGAAGGAAATGGTGGGTGTCGACGGCCAGTCCGCAACGCAGATCGTGATTCTGACGAAGCCACCGCAGTCGTACATGGCCATGCCGCTAGGCGAAAGCGACCATCCTGAATCGGAACATTGGGACGATCAGGCAGAAAAGCTCTTCAGCAAGAGCAAGCTTGAGTCGACTTATTTCGCGAATCGCGCAGAGCTGGAGAAACATGTGACGCAGAGGGAGGAGCTTAGGTTTTGA